The following coding sequences lie in one Meles meles chromosome X, mMelMel3.1 paternal haplotype, whole genome shotgun sequence genomic window:
- the PLXNB3 gene encoding plexin-B3 isoform X4, translating into MTPRCPLGPRLLRVLLLCLPLPPPPRAHRFSAPNTTFNHLALAPGRGTLYVGAVNRLFQLSPELRLQAVAVTGPVFDSPDCVPFRDPADCPQARLTDNSNQLLLVSGRAQELLACGQVRQGVCEKRGLEDVARVLYQAEDPGDGQFVAANAPGVATVGLVVAAPGRDLLLVARGLAGKLSGGVPPLTVRQLAGPQPFSSEGLGRLVVGDFADYNNSYVAAFADARSAYFVFRRRGARAQAEYRSYVARVCLGDANLYSYVEVPVACRGQGLIQAASLTPGALLAAFAAGPGGTRPALCAFPLAELDGSMERARRLCYTAGGRGPSGLEEATVEYGVTSRCVTLPADSPESYPCGDEHTPSPIAGRQPLEAKPVLQLEQPISAVAGLQTDGHTIAFLGDTQGQLHKVFLNGSQGQVYHSQQVGPPGSAISPDLLVDSSGHHLYVLTAQQVDRVPVAACPQFPDCTSCLQARDPLCGWCVLQGRCTPKGQCGRAAQASQWLWSHEDSHCPRVQSLLPAHRPRQEQGQVTLSVPGLPTLAMDEYFHCAFGDYDSLAHVEGPHVACVTPPEDELPRNPPGTDHIILPLALMFEDVAVATTNFSFYDCSAVQALEAAAPCRACVGSLWRCHWCPRSSRCVSAGHCPEGEDTVYSAQQVDVQVRGPAACPRVEGLAGPLLVPVGWESRLALRVRNLQHFGSLPASYHCWLELPGELRRLPASLEETAGDVGLIHCQAQQFRPSMAQPELPVPIYVTRGKGQRLDNAHTLHVTLYDCAVDHPDCSRCQAANGSLGCVWCSHGQPACRYGPLCPPGAVELLCPTPSIDTVEPLTGPPEGGLALTIQGSNLGRDFAEVRDAVKVAGRPCSPEPSLYRTSARIVCVTAPAPNGTTGPIQVAIKNRPPGISTQHFTYQDPILLSLSPQWGPQAGGTELTILGRRLQTGGNISAFVGEQPCPIQEPVCPEAIVCHTMPQASPGEAVVRVLFGHAERTLRTSPFQYTANPQLVAAEPSVSFRGGGRLVRVRGTGLDVVQQPLLSVWLEAAAAVPARGAQLPDPSPRRSCGTPAAAPQACIPLEGGLLQCSTVCSVNSSSLLVCHSPAVPDGARPRRVFFALDNVHIDFASASGGQDFLYQPNPRLAPLSREDPTRPYRVKPGNVLDVEGQGLNLGISKEEVRVHIGDGECLVKTLTLTHLYCEPPPRAPQPTNGSGTLLQFVVQMGNVRLALGPVQYETEPALSAFPVAAQVGLGMGAAVLIAAVLLLSLMYRHKSKQALRDYQKVLVQLENLEIGVGDQCRKEFTDLMTEMTDLSSDLEASGIPFLDYHTYAERVFFPGHGSCPLQPTLEGPGEEARRVPVRQGLTQLSNLLNSKLFLLTLIRTLEGQPGFSQRDRCHVASLLSLVLHGKLEYLTDILRTLLSDLAAHYVHRNPKLMLRRTETMVEKLLTNWLSICLYAFLKEVAGEPLYLLLRAIQYQVDKGPVDAVTGKAKRTLNDSRLLREDVDFRPLTLMVLVGPGAGGAAGSSATQRVPARVLDTDTITQVKEKVLDQVYKGTPFSQRPSVHALDLGPRRSHRGAHPPAAQRTCRLPEPGPELPLGGERSHAGGW; encoded by the exons ATGACTCCCCGGTGTCCCTTGGGGCCGCGCCTCCTGCGGGTGCTTCTGCTGTGCCTGCCGCTGCCGCCCCCGCCGCGGGCGCACCGCTTCTCGGCCCCCAACACCACGTTCAACCACCTGGCGCTGGCGCCGGGCCGCGGCACGCTCTACGTGGGCGCCGTCAACCGCCTCTTCCAGCTCAGCCCCGAGCTGCGGCTGCAGGCAGTGGCGGTCACGGGGCCGGTCTTCGACAGCCCGGACTGCGTGCCGTTCCGCGACCCGGCCGACTGCCCGCAGGCGCGGCTCACGGACAACTCGAACCAGCTGCTGCTGGTGAGCGGCCGCGCCCAGGAGCTGCTGGCCTGCGGCCAGGTGCGCCAGGGCGTGTGCGAGAAGCGCGGCCTGGAGGACGTGGCGCGGGTGCTGTACCAGGCCGAGGACCCCGGCGACGGGCAGTTCGTGGCCGCCAACGCCCCGGGCGTCGCCACGGTGGGCCTGGTGGTGGCCGCGCCGGGCCGGGACCTCCTGCTGGTGGCCAGGGGCCTGGCGGGCAAGCTGTCGGGCGGGGTGCCGCCCCTGACCGTGCGCCAGCTGGCCGGGCCGCAGCCCTTCTCCAGCGAGGGCCTGGGCCGCCTGGTGGTGGGCGACTTCGCCGACTACAACAACAGCTACGTGGCGGCCTTTGCCGATGCCCGCTCGGCCTACTTCGTCTTCCGCCGCCGCGGGGCCCGGGCGCAGGCCGAGTACCGCTCGTACGTGGCCCGCGTCTGCCTGGGGGACGCCAACCTCTACTCCTACGTGGAGGTGCCCGTCGCCTGCCGGGGTCAGGGCCTCATCCAGGCCGCCTCCCTCACGCCCGGCGCGCTGCTGGCGGCCTTCGCCGCGGGCCCCGGCGGGACCCGGCCCGCGCTGTGCGCCTTCCCACTGGCTGAGCTGGACGGCAGCATGGAGCGCGCGCGGCGCCTGTGCTACACGGCCGGCGGCCGGGGCCCCAGCGGCCTGGAGGAGGCCACCGTGGAGTACGGGGTCACGTCCCGCTGCGTCACCCTGCCCGCG gACTCCCCGGAGTCATACCCCTGCGGCGATGAGCACACCCCCAGCCCCATCGCTGGCCGCCAGCCCCTGGAGGCCAAGCCCGTGCTGCAGCTCGAGCAGCCCATCAGCGCCGTGGCAGGCCTCCAGACAGACGGGCACACGATTGCTTTCCTGGGGGACACCCAGGGTCAGCTGCATAAG GTCTTTCTCAACGGCTCCCAAGGCCAAGTGTACCACTCCCAGCAAGTGGGGCCTCCGGGCTCAGCCATCAGCCCGGACCTGCTGGTGGACAGCAGTGGCCACCACCTCTATGTCCTGACTGCCCAGCAG GTGGACCGGGTGCCTGTGGCTGCCTGCCCCCAGTTCCCCGACTGCACCAGCTGCCTGCAGGCTCGAGACCCGCTGTGCGGCTGGTGTGTCCTCCAAGGCAG GTGTACCCCAAAGGGCCAATGTGGGCGGGCAGCCCAGGCCAGCCAGTGGCTGTGGAGCCACGAGGACAGCCACTGCCCGCGTGTCCAGAGCTTGCTGCCAGCCCACCGCCCTCGCCAGGAGCAGGGCCAG GTCACCTTGTCTGTCCCCGGGCTGCCCACCCTGGCCATGGATGAATACTTCCATTGTGCCTTTGGGGACTATGACAGCTTGGCTCACGTGGAAGGGCCCCACGTAGCCTGCGTCACCCCTCCCGAAGACGAGCTGCCGCGGAACCCTCCAGGCACAG ACCACATCATCTTGCCCCTGGCTCTGATGTTTGAGGATGTGGCCGTGGCCACCACCAACTTCTCCTTCTACGACTGCAGCGCCGTCCAGGCCTTGGAGGCAGCAGCCCC gtGCCGCGCTTGTGTGGGCAGCCTCTGGCGCTGCCACTGGTGCCCCCGGAGCAGCCGCTGCGTGTCCGCGGGGCACTGCCCCGAGGGCGAGGACACCGTCTACAGTGCCCAGCAG GTGGATGTCCAGGTGCGTGGCCCAGCGGCTTGTCCCCGGGTGGAGGGCCTGGCCGGTCCCCTCCTAGTGCCTGTGGGTTGGGAGAGCCGTTTGGCCCTGCGTGTGCGGAACCTTCAGCATTTCGGA AGCCTGCCTGCCTCCTACCACTGCTGGCTGGAGCTGCCCGGGGAACTTCGAAGGCTGCCGGCCTCTCTGGAGGAGACGGCGGGGGACGTGGGCCTCATCCACTGCCAGGCCCAGCAG TTCCGCCCCTCCATGGCGCAGCCGGAGCTCCCGGTGCCTATCTATGTCACCCGGGGCAAGGGCCAACGGCTGGACAACGCCCACACTCTCCATG TGACCCTGTACGACTGCGCCGTGGACCACCCTGACTGCAGCCGCTGCCAGGCGGCCAATGGGAGTCTGGGCTGCGTGTGGTGCAGCCACGGCCAGCCTGCCTGTCGCTATGGTCCTCTGTGCCCCCCTGGGGCCGTGGAGTTGCTGTGTCCCACTCCCAGCATTGACACA GTCGAGCCCCTCACCGGGCCCCCCGAGGGTGGCTTGGCCCTCACCATCCAGGGCTCCAACCTGGGCCGGGACTTCGCTGAGGTGCGAGATGCCGTGAAGGTGGCCGGCCGCCCCTGCAGCCCGGAGCCCTCTCTCTACCGCACCTCTGCCCG GATTGTGTGTGTGACAGCTCCCGCCCCCAATGGCACCACAGGGCCCATCCAAGTGGCCATTAAGAACCGGCCACCGGGCATCTCAACCCAGCATTTCACCTACCAG GACCCCATCCTGCTGAGCCTGAGTCCCCAGTGGGGCCCCCAGGCGGGGGGTACTGAGCTCACCATCCTCGGGCGGCGCCTCCAGACGGGGGGCAACATCAGTGCCTTCGTGGGTGAACAGCCCTGTCCCAT ccAGGAGCCGGTGTGTCCTGAGGCCATCGTGTGCCACACCATGCCCCAGGCCAGCCCAGGAGAAGCTGTGGTTCGCGTGCTCTTCGGCCACGCCGAGCGCACGCTGCGCACCAGCCCCTTCCAGTACACGGCCAACCCCCAGCTCGTGGCTGCCGAGCCGAGCGTCAGCTTCCGGGG GGGCGGGCGGCTGGTCCGCGTCAGGGGCACCGGCCTGGACGTGGTGCAGCAGCCCCTGCTGTCCGTGTGGCTGGAGGCGGCGGCAGCGGTGCCGGCGCGGGGAGCCCAGCTCCCGGATCCGAGCCCGAGGAGGAGCTGCGGGACCCCTGCCGCGGCCCCCCAGGCTTGTATCCCGCTCGAGGGGGGCTTGCTGCAG TGCTCCACGGTCTGTTCCGTCAATTCGTCCAGCCTCCTGGTGTGCCACAGCCCCGCCGTGCCAGACGGGGCGCGCCCCCGGCGGGTCTTCTTTGCCCTGGACAATGTGCACATAGACTTCGCCAGCGCCAGTGGGGGCCAGGACTTCCTGTACCAGCCCAACCCCCGTCTGGCCCCCCTCAGCCGCGAGGACCCCACCCGCCCCTACCGTGTCAAGCCAGGCAACGTCCTGGATGTGGAG GGCCAGGGCCTCAACCTGGGCATCAGCAAGGAGGAAGTGCGCGTGCACATCGGTGACGGCGAGTGCCTGGTGAAGACGCTCACACTCACCCACCTGTACTGCGAGCCGCCGCCCCGGGCCCCGCAGCCCACTAACGGCTCAGGGACCCTGCTGCAGTTCGTG GTTCAGATGGGCAACGTGCGCCTGGCCCTGGGCCCCGTCCAGTACGAGACCGAGCCTGCCCTGTCTGCCTTCCCCGTAGCGGCCCAGGTGGGCCTGGGCATGGGCGCCGCCGTGCTCATCGCCGCGGTCCTGCTGCTCAGCCTCATGTACAG GCACAAGAGCAAGCAGGCCCTGCGGGACTATCAGAAGGTTCTGGTGCAGCTGGAGAACCTAGAGATCGGCGTGGGCGACCAGTGCCGCAAGGAGTTCACAG ACCTGATGACCGAGATGACAGACCTCAGCAGCGACCTGGAGGCCAGTGGGATCCCCTTCCTGGACTACCACACCTATGCCGAGCGCGTCTTCTTCCCAGGGCATGGCAGCTGCCCGCTGCAGCCCACCCTCGAGGGGCCCGGGGAAGAGGCCCGCCGTGTCCCCGTGCGCCAGGGCCTCACGCAACTCTCCAACCTGCTCAACAGCAAGCTCTTCCTCCTCACA CTCATCCGCACCCTGGAGGGGCAGCCTGGCTTCTCCCAGCGGGACCGCTGCCACGTGGCCTCCCTGCTGTCCCTGGTGCTGCACGGGAAGCTGGAGTACCTGACCGACATCCTGCGGACACTGCTCAGCGACCTGGCCGCCCACTACGTGCACAGGAACCCCAAGCTCATGCTGCGCAG GACGGAGACCATGGTGGAAAAGCTGCTGACCAACTGGCTGTCCATCTGTCTCTACGCCTTCCTGAAG GAGGTGGCCGGGGAGCCGCTGTACCTGCTCCTGCGGGCCATACAATACCAGGTGGACAAGGGCCCCGTGGACGCCGTGACGGGCAAGGCCAAACGGACCCTGAACGACAGCCGCCTGCTTCGGGAGGACGTGGACTTCCGGCCCCTGACGCTGATGGTGTTGGTGGGCCCCGGGGCCGGCGGGGCAGCAGGGAGCAGCGCCACGCAGCGCGTGCCCGCGCGGGTGCTCGACACAGACACCATCACCCAGGTCAAAGAGAAGGTGCTGGACCAAGTCTACAAGGGAACCCCCTTCTCCCAGAGGCCCTCAGTGCACGCCCTAGATCTCG GTCCCAGACGGAGCCACCGTGGGGCTCATCCCCCAGCTGCACAACGGACGTGCCGTCTCCCAGAGCCTGGCCCAGAGCTGCCCCTTGGGGGAGA ACGTTCCCATGCTGGAGGATGGTGA